The Geothrix sp. genome window below encodes:
- a CDS encoding protein-L-isoaspartate(D-aspartate) O-methyltransferase — MRRQLGVLLMLTFGGCDPEPARPAVPAETAFAEARVRMVRDQIAARGVTDARVLAAMARVPRHEFVPAGQRSEAYEDWPLPIGHGQTISQPYIVAFMTAALAPKPGDRVLEIGTGSGYQAAVLSGLVAEVFTLEIVVPLARRAEADLQRLGYGNVKVRAGDGYLGWPEAAPFDAIIVTCAPDQVPQTLVDQLKVGGRMIIPVGRALGAQELYLLRKRPAGLETQAVLPVRFVPMVPGAPS, encoded by the coding sequence ATGCGAAGGCAGCTGGGGGTGCTCTTGATGCTCACCTTCGGGGGTTGCGATCCGGAACCCGCCCGGCCGGCCGTCCCGGCGGAGACGGCCTTCGCCGAGGCCCGGGTGCGCATGGTGCGCGACCAGATCGCCGCGCGCGGCGTCACGGACGCGCGGGTGCTGGCCGCCATGGCGCGGGTGCCCCGGCATGAGTTCGTGCCCGCCGGTCAGCGGAGCGAGGCCTACGAGGACTGGCCCCTGCCCATCGGCCATGGCCAGACCATCTCCCAGCCCTACATCGTGGCCTTCATGACGGCGGCGCTGGCTCCGAAGCCCGGAGACCGCGTGTTGGAGATCGGCACGGGATCGGGCTACCAGGCGGCGGTGCTGTCAGGTCTGGTGGCGGAGGTCTTCACGCTCGAGATCGTGGTCCCTCTGGCCCGCCGCGCCGAGGCCGACCTCCAGCGACTGGGCTATGGGAATGTGAAGGTCCGGGCTGGAGACGGCTACCTCGGCTGGCCCGAGGCGGCACCGTTCGACGCCATCATCGTGACCTGCGCGCCCGACCAGGTGCCCCAGACCCTGGTGGACCAGCTCAAGGTGGGCGGCCGGATGATCATCCCGGTGGGCCGGGCGCTCGGGGCCCAGGAACTCTACCTGCTGCGCAAGCGGCCCGCCGGGCTCGAAACCCAGGCCGTGCTGCCCGTCCGGTTCGTGCCGATGGTGCCCGGGGCACCCTCCTGA
- a CDS encoding Hpt domain-containing protein — MQVDAADQLRRLLENIPGLEVEVGLMTVGGRVESLARLIRKYEQLHGGDIQVLREGLAVGEPEATRRLAHSLKGAAGFLGLTSIQALAGALEAALRPEGPSGEIEGLLAAFEGENDRVCAAIRALPAPE; from the coding sequence ATGCAGGTGGATGCCGCAGATCAGCTGAGACGGCTCCTCGAAAACATCCCCGGTCTGGAGGTCGAAGTCGGACTGATGACAGTGGGCGGCCGGGTGGAGAGCCTGGCGCGCCTGATCCGCAAGTACGAGCAGCTGCACGGGGGCGACATCCAGGTTCTGAGAGAGGGCCTTGCTGTCGGGGAGCCCGAGGCCACGCGGAGGCTGGCCCACTCCCTGAAGGGGGCCGCCGGATTCCTGGGGTTGACCTCGATCCAGGCCCTCGCCGGAGCGCTCGAGGCGGCGCTCCGCCCGGAGGGGCCCTCCGGTGAGATCGAGGGCCTGCTGGCCGCCTTCGAAGGGGAGAATGACCGGGTCTGCGCTGCGATCCGGGCCCTTCCCGCGCCGGAATAG
- a CDS encoding response regulator, producing the protein MEATRVLVVEDEPINLEALVENLQFEGYETTGVSSGAEAWRAISEHPDEFDVILLDRVMPDMDGIEILRRLKARSTPIRASVIMQTALSSDRDIVEGLRAGAYYYLTKPFTAQALLAIVGAAARDRRGYRKLQLDAQQATRALACMATAQFTFQTPEQAWDLATVIAKATPNPERAVGGLSELMLNAIEHGNLGITYAGKSRLLAEDRWKEEIAHRLALPEHVGKQATISFERVDGEIRFRIRDEGPGFEWRDYLELSPERAFHLHGRGIAMSRQVWFDRLDYLGTGNEVVAVIRL; encoded by the coding sequence ATGGAAGCCACCCGCGTACTGGTCGTCGAAGACGAGCCGATCAACCTCGAGGCCCTCGTCGAGAACCTCCAATTCGAAGGCTACGAAACGACCGGCGTATCGAGCGGCGCGGAGGCCTGGCGGGCCATCTCCGAGCATCCCGATGAGTTCGATGTGATCCTCCTCGACCGGGTGATGCCGGACATGGACGGCATCGAGATCCTGCGGCGGCTCAAGGCCCGGTCCACCCCCATCCGCGCCTCGGTCATCATGCAGACCGCGCTCTCCAGCGACCGGGACATCGTGGAGGGGCTGCGGGCCGGGGCCTACTACTACTTGACCAAGCCCTTCACTGCCCAGGCCCTGCTGGCCATCGTCGGCGCCGCGGCCCGGGATCGCCGGGGCTACCGGAAGCTCCAGCTGGACGCCCAGCAGGCCACCCGGGCCCTGGCCTGCATGGCCACCGCCCAGTTCACCTTCCAGACCCCGGAGCAGGCCTGGGACCTCGCCACCGTGATTGCCAAGGCCACCCCGAATCCGGAGCGGGCCGTCGGCGGGCTCTCCGAGCTGATGCTCAACGCCATCGAACACGGCAACCTCGGCATCACCTACGCCGGGAAGTCCCGCCTCCTTGCCGAGGACCGCTGGAAGGAGGAGATCGCCCACCGGCTCGCGCTGCCCGAGCATGTGGGGAAGCAGGCCACCATCTCGTTTGAGCGGGTGGACGGGGAGATCCGGTTCCGCATCCGCGACGAGGGCCCGGGGTTCGAGTGGCGGGACTACCTGGAACTGAGCCCGGAGCGCGCCTTCCACCTCCATGGCCGGGGGATCGCCATGTCCAGGCAGGTCTGGTTCGATCGCCTGGATTACCTGGGCACCGGCAACGAAGTCGTGGCGGTGATCCGCCTCTAA
- a CDS encoding helix-turn-helix domain-containing protein, whose protein sequence is MTDKKWFKIGEAASLIGVGPKDLRYWEEVIPDIKPRRSKGNLRYYHVDELPRLKRIKAWLAEGLTVADCAELLAHGHLVQRLDLGLEADELPAAPVQKPKAAFPRLLRTSSDLQPILKSVKALYERLSAPPKS, encoded by the coding sequence ATGACGGACAAGAAGTGGTTCAAGATCGGCGAAGCGGCTTCCCTGATCGGCGTCGGCCCCAAGGACCTGCGCTACTGGGAGGAGGTCATCCCCGACATCAAGCCCCGGCGCAGCAAGGGCAACCTCCGCTACTACCATGTCGACGAGCTGCCGCGCCTGAAGCGCATCAAGGCCTGGCTGGCCGAGGGCCTCACCGTGGCCGACTGCGCCGAGCTGCTGGCCCACGGCCACCTGGTGCAGCGCCTGGACCTGGGCCTCGAAGCCGACGAGCTGCCCGCCGCCCCCGTCCAGAAGCCCAAGGCCGCCTTTCCCAGGCTCCTCCGCACCAGCTCCGACCTGCAGCCCATCCTCAAGTCCGTGAAGGCCCTGTACGAACGCCTGTCCGCGCCACCGAAGAGTTGA
- a CDS encoding sigma-54 dependent transcriptional regulator, which yields MRAPITILLVDDEPGIRRSLGEALKDEGYQVVKAERGEQAIDLLHNPDGEGIQFMLLDVWLPGQDGLETLKQAKQIRPDLPVVMISGHASIDTALQATKLGAFDFLEKPIDLDRLLLVTGNALRQSQLERENQRLLAEVESGRFFLADSPAMKRLMADVALVAPTEGRVLLTGENGSGKEEVARLLHLQSPRKDAPFIEVNCAAIPEELIESELFGHQKGAFTGAVRDQKGKFREADGGTLFLDEIGDMSLKTQAKVLRALQEGRVEPVGGGGAVGVDVRVIAATNKDLPGEISRGRFREDLYFRLAVVPLRIPALRERPEDILPLAEAFISRIGRQYGRPPKHLGPEAKDTLLRHDWPGNVRELKNLMERAVILGRGNEIGPRDLGPLAARHLAEQDPFSFPEFPSLKEARDWFEAQYLQREMRLQNGNMTRVAERVGVDRSNLYKRLKALGIEPRES from the coding sequence ATGCGCGCCCCCATCACCATCCTCCTGGTGGATGACGAGCCGGGAATCCGGCGGTCCCTGGGCGAAGCCCTGAAGGACGAGGGCTATCAGGTGGTGAAGGCCGAACGCGGCGAACAGGCCATCGACCTGCTGCACAACCCCGACGGTGAGGGCATCCAGTTCATGCTGCTGGATGTGTGGCTGCCGGGTCAGGATGGCCTGGAGACGCTGAAGCAGGCCAAGCAGATCCGCCCCGACCTGCCCGTGGTGATGATCTCGGGCCACGCCAGCATCGACACGGCCCTGCAGGCCACCAAGCTGGGCGCCTTCGACTTCCTCGAAAAACCCATCGACCTGGACCGCCTGCTCCTGGTGACCGGCAACGCCCTCCGCCAATCCCAACTGGAGCGGGAGAACCAGCGCCTGCTCGCCGAGGTGGAAAGCGGCCGTTTCTTCCTGGCAGACAGTCCCGCCATGAAGCGCCTCATGGCCGATGTGGCGCTGGTGGCGCCCACCGAGGGCCGCGTGCTCCTCACGGGCGAGAACGGCAGCGGCAAGGAGGAGGTGGCCCGCCTGCTGCACCTGCAGAGCCCACGCAAGGACGCCCCCTTCATCGAAGTGAACTGTGCGGCCATTCCCGAAGAGCTCATCGAGAGCGAGCTGTTCGGCCATCAGAAGGGCGCCTTCACCGGCGCCGTACGCGACCAGAAGGGCAAGTTCCGCGAGGCGGACGGCGGCACCCTCTTCCTCGACGAAATCGGCGACATGTCCCTGAAGACCCAGGCCAAGGTGCTGCGCGCCCTCCAGGAGGGCCGGGTGGAACCGGTGGGCGGGGGCGGCGCCGTGGGCGTGGATGTGCGGGTCATCGCCGCCACCAACAAGGACCTGCCCGGGGAGATCTCCCGGGGGCGCTTCCGCGAGGACCTCTACTTCCGCCTCGCCGTGGTGCCCCTGCGCATCCCGGCCCTGCGCGAACGCCCCGAGGACATCCTGCCCCTGGCCGAGGCCTTCATCAGCCGCATCGGCCGCCAGTACGGCCGGCCCCCCAAGCACTTGGGCCCCGAAGCCAAGGACACCCTGCTGCGCCACGACTGGCCCGGCAATGTGCGCGAATTGAAGAACCTCATGGAGCGCGCCGTCATCCTGGGCCGCGGCAACGAGATCGGCCCCCGGGACCTGGGCCCTCTCGCCGCTCGCCATCTCGCGGAGCAGGACCCCTTCTCCTTCCCCGAATTCCCCAGCCTGAAAGAGGCCCGCGACTGGTTCGAGGCCCAATACCTCCAGCGGGAGATGCGCCTCCAGAACGGCAACATGACCCGCGTGGCTGAGCGCGTCGGCGTGGACCGCTCCAACCTCTACAAGCGCCTCAAGGCCCTGGGCATCGAGCCCAGGGAGAGCTAG
- a CDS encoding molecular chaperone TorD family protein: MSLALLADLAQILAEAFLEPEADLKEALEDLLNRDPGPSLAGPLQQMSQHTLSSQEQPVEYARLFLHAKDADTVHLFESVQARGHLMAPEVLGPLQALYDEADISLQEDLTIPPDHLGLEFACLSFLLGQVIEGDLAERDPFVALAQRLIRVHLRPFVQAVADQLPQVAAHPYYLAAGELAAALLPETERALGEI, from the coding sequence ATGTCGCTCGCCCTCTTGGCAGACCTCGCCCAGATCCTCGCCGAGGCCTTCCTGGAGCCCGAGGCGGACCTGAAGGAAGCCCTGGAAGACCTGTTGAACCGGGACCCTGGCCCCTCTCTCGCAGGCCCCTTGCAGCAGATGTCGCAGCACACGCTTTCGTCCCAGGAACAGCCCGTGGAATATGCGCGGCTCTTCCTCCATGCCAAGGATGCGGACACGGTCCACCTCTTCGAATCCGTCCAGGCCCGGGGGCACCTCATGGCCCCCGAGGTGCTCGGCCCCCTCCAGGCCCTCTACGACGAGGCCGACATCAGCCTCCAGGAGGATCTCACCATCCCCCCGGACCACCTGGGCCTGGAGTTCGCCTGCCTGAGCTTCCTCCTGGGGCAGGTGATCGAGGGGGACCTGGCGGAACGCGACCCGTTCGTGGCGCTGGCCCAGCGTCTCATACGGGTCCACCTGCGTCCCTTCGTGCAGGCCGTGGCAGACCAGCTGCCCCAGGTGGCCGCCCACCCCTACTATCTGGCCGCGGGGGAACTGGCGGCCGCCCTACTGCCCGAAACCGAGAGGGCATTGGGAGAAATCTAG
- the nrfD gene encoding NrfD/PsrC family molybdoenzyme membrane anchor subunit, with product MHEFNWGLLIVVYLFLGGLSAGLFFAAGLANYLEVDGQPAYPRIARMGALLAPWPVAIGSALLILDLGNWYRFYKLFMHFRWESPMSIGSWLLTLFTLIAFVYGFAWLPEDWRQKLFSKVPPTWKQVHRLNVDLSGHRKTLAMIGFPFAIGVGIYTGVLLGAVSARPFWNTNLVAQMFLFSALSSGAAALLLAMVLDPKNPIETHETKFLITLDIVFIVLELFIILPYLIHGTLSVLAVKQALWLILGGPYTVVFWVFFLGLGLLTPLGIEVYELAPSLLKGHAFHGSRNLALAASGLVLFGGFLLRYLFVYAGQVSSFHKMGMLH from the coding sequence ATGCACGAGTTCAACTGGGGTCTCCTCATCGTGGTCTACCTGTTCCTGGGCGGCCTGTCCGCCGGGCTCTTCTTCGCCGCAGGCCTCGCCAACTACCTGGAGGTGGACGGCCAGCCCGCCTACCCCCGCATCGCCCGCATGGGGGCCCTGCTGGCGCCCTGGCCGGTGGCCATCGGCTCGGCCCTGCTCATCCTCGACCTGGGCAACTGGTACCGCTTCTACAAGCTGTTCATGCACTTCCGCTGGGAGAGCCCCATGTCCATCGGCAGCTGGCTTCTCACCCTCTTCACGCTGATCGCGTTCGTCTACGGCTTCGCCTGGCTGCCCGAGGACTGGCGGCAGAAGCTGTTCAGCAAGGTGCCGCCCACCTGGAAGCAGGTCCACCGGCTGAATGTGGATCTCTCAGGCCATCGCAAGACCCTCGCCATGATCGGCTTCCCCTTCGCCATCGGCGTGGGCATCTACACCGGTGTGCTGCTCGGCGCCGTATCCGCACGCCCGTTCTGGAACACCAACCTGGTGGCCCAGATGTTCCTGTTCTCGGCCCTCTCCAGCGGCGCGGCGGCCCTGCTGCTGGCCATGGTGCTCGACCCGAAGAACCCCATCGAGACCCACGAGACCAAGTTCCTCATCACTCTGGACATCGTGTTCATCGTGCTGGAGCTCTTCATCATCCTCCCCTACCTCATCCACGGGACGCTCTCCGTGCTGGCCGTGAAGCAGGCGCTCTGGCTCATTCTGGGTGGCCCGTACACGGTGGTGTTCTGGGTCTTCTTCCTGGGCCTGGGGCTCCTCACGCCCCTGGGCATCGAGGTCTACGAACTGGCTCCCAGCCTGCTCAAAGGGCACGCCTTCCACGGCAGCCGGAACCTCGCCCTGGCCGCCTCGGGGCTCGTGCTCTTCGGCGGCTTCCTCCTGCGCTACCTCTTCGTCTACGCTGGCCAGGTGAGCAGCTTCCACAAGATGGGGATGCTGCACTGA
- a CDS encoding 4Fe-4S dicluster domain-containing protein, translating into MAIKKKRYALVIDSRKCINCKACAVACKAENEVPVGNFRNWINEDRQGEYPKLRIDFEPEQCHHCEHPSCVRVCPTGASWQRKDGIVLVNDDECIGCRYCMIACPYDARYFHEASGTVHKCTLCSHRIDKGTIPACVETCPSKVRVFGDLEDPASRVHELLATRRYRVKEPQTGNGPQLYYLL; encoded by the coding sequence ATGGCCATCAAGAAGAAGCGCTACGCCCTCGTCATCGACTCGCGGAAATGCATCAATTGCAAAGCCTGCGCCGTCGCCTGCAAGGCCGAAAACGAGGTTCCGGTCGGGAACTTCCGCAACTGGATCAACGAAGACCGGCAGGGGGAATACCCCAAGCTCCGCATCGACTTCGAGCCGGAGCAGTGCCACCACTGTGAGCATCCCTCCTGCGTGCGGGTCTGCCCCACCGGGGCCTCCTGGCAGCGCAAGGACGGCATCGTGCTGGTCAACGACGACGAGTGCATCGGTTGCCGCTACTGCATGATCGCCTGCCCCTACGACGCCCGCTACTTCCACGAGGCCAGCGGCACGGTCCACAAGTGCACCCTCTGCAGCCATCGGATCGACAAGGGCACCATCCCGGCCTGTGTGGAGACATGCCCCTCCAAGGTGCGCGTCTTCGGCGACCTGGAAGATCCCGCCAGCCGGGTGCACGAGCTGCTCGCCACGCGGCGCTACCGCGTGAAGGAACCCCAGACGGGCAATGGCCCCCAACTCTATTACCTGCTCTAG
- a CDS encoding molybdopterin-dependent oxidoreductase, whose protein sequence is MGTTRMDRRLFLKAAGATAAGAVTASQAGCLRYFKKGRTASDDRREVPTTCELCPNKCSAIAVVEGGLVKKLNPNPENPKSRDMLCARGNAAIKQVYDPDRLKQPMIRVGARGEGKWKPVSWDEAFDFAAKKLAEAKSKYGPESTLWSSTEGFQEVFFKNLGLAFGSPNLVRHPTLCLASVNLAYSATFGTVPSFDLLNSKFVIMSGANRFESIITPDTMDLIGGVMERKAKLVYLDPRFTVTAAKADEWYPIKPGTDLAFILAMIHVIIKENRHSKDFVAAYTTGFDQLAEHVKPYTPEWAEQETEIPAKDIIRIAREFSDAAPRALYYAGRRSSWYQNDFQMRRAQAILNAIIGNWDQPGGMVPNAKLPKGEFLFMPWDEPKAPRVDEIEKHFPLAAKGDGVYLKLRENVLSGKPYPIKAWMVYKQDPLNAMPDQAKTLKMIEGMDFIGVIDVQMSDMAWYADVVFPESAYLERTDPVEVMPGIWPAVVYRQQVVKPIHDTKPNLDIVQGLAKRLGLGDYFDYTIEQWVEAEFRDLPIPMAAEHMKKHGVWAASGQPSYGKTLTPDHRFVTKTGKIELFSERLQEAGHDPLPVYAAPVQPPGDRFRLILGRVGYFTHANQSNNVWLNEFMKENDLWINPKPAERLGIKTGSTLTVTSSVGSVKLKARVTEEIRPDCVFMLHGFGKKSKMQSLVYQVGASDAVILETAWDKVSGNAAFHETFVKVANA, encoded by the coding sequence ATGGGAACCACTCGCATGGACCGCCGCCTGTTCCTGAAGGCCGCCGGCGCCACCGCCGCCGGAGCCGTCACCGCCAGCCAGGCGGGATGCCTCCGGTATTTCAAGAAGGGCCGGACGGCCTCCGACGACCGCCGGGAAGTCCCGACGACCTGTGAGCTGTGCCCCAACAAATGCTCGGCCATCGCCGTGGTCGAGGGGGGCCTCGTCAAGAAGCTGAATCCCAATCCCGAGAACCCGAAGTCCCGCGACATGCTGTGCGCCCGCGGCAATGCGGCCATCAAGCAAGTCTACGATCCCGACCGCCTCAAGCAGCCCATGATCCGCGTGGGGGCCCGGGGTGAAGGCAAGTGGAAGCCCGTGAGCTGGGACGAGGCCTTCGACTTTGCCGCCAAGAAGCTGGCGGAAGCCAAGTCGAAGTACGGTCCCGAAAGCACCCTCTGGTCCTCCACCGAGGGCTTCCAGGAAGTCTTCTTCAAGAACCTGGGCCTGGCCTTCGGCTCGCCCAACCTCGTGCGCCACCCCACCCTCTGCCTGGCCTCGGTGAACCTGGCCTACAGCGCCACCTTCGGCACCGTCCCCAGCTTCGACCTGCTCAACAGCAAGTTCGTCATCATGTCCGGCGCGAACCGCTTCGAGAGCATCATCACGCCCGACACCATGGATCTCATCGGCGGGGTGATGGAGCGCAAGGCCAAGCTGGTCTATCTCGATCCCCGCTTCACCGTCACCGCGGCCAAGGCCGACGAGTGGTACCCCATCAAACCCGGCACCGACCTCGCGTTCATCCTCGCGATGATCCATGTGATCATCAAGGAAAACCGCCACAGCAAGGATTTCGTCGCCGCCTACACCACCGGCTTCGATCAGCTGGCCGAGCATGTGAAGCCGTACACCCCCGAGTGGGCTGAGCAGGAGACCGAGATCCCGGCGAAGGACATCATCCGCATCGCCCGGGAGTTCTCCGATGCCGCGCCCCGCGCCCTCTACTACGCAGGACGCCGCTCCTCGTGGTACCAGAACGACTTCCAGATGCGCCGCGCCCAGGCCATCCTCAACGCCATCATCGGCAACTGGGACCAGCCCGGCGGCATGGTGCCCAACGCCAAGCTGCCCAAGGGCGAGTTCCTATTCATGCCCTGGGACGAGCCCAAGGCGCCCCGTGTCGACGAGATCGAAAAGCACTTCCCCCTGGCCGCCAAGGGCGACGGCGTCTACCTGAAGCTGCGCGAGAATGTGCTCAGTGGGAAGCCTTATCCCATCAAGGCCTGGATGGTCTACAAGCAGGACCCCCTGAACGCCATGCCCGACCAGGCCAAGACGCTGAAGATGATCGAAGGAATGGACTTCATCGGCGTGATCGATGTCCAGATGAGCGACATGGCCTGGTATGCCGATGTGGTGTTCCCCGAGAGCGCCTACCTGGAGCGCACGGATCCGGTGGAGGTGATGCCGGGCATCTGGCCCGCCGTGGTCTACCGCCAACAGGTGGTGAAGCCCATCCACGACACGAAGCCGAATCTCGACATCGTGCAGGGCCTGGCCAAGCGCCTGGGTCTCGGCGACTACTTCGACTACACCATCGAGCAGTGGGTGGAGGCGGAGTTCAGGGATCTGCCCATCCCCATGGCCGCCGAGCACATGAAGAAGCACGGCGTGTGGGCCGCCAGCGGCCAGCCCAGCTACGGCAAGACCCTGACCCCCGATCACCGCTTCGTGACCAAGACCGGGAAGATCGAGCTGTTCTCCGAGCGCCTCCAGGAAGCCGGCCATGACCCGCTGCCCGTCTACGCCGCGCCAGTCCAGCCGCCCGGCGACCGGTTCCGCCTCATCCTCGGCCGTGTGGGCTACTTCACCCACGCCAACCAGTCGAACAATGTCTGGCTGAACGAATTCATGAAGGAGAACGACCTCTGGATCAACCCGAAGCCCGCCGAGCGCCTCGGGATCAAGACCGGATCCACCCTCACGGTCACCAGCAGCGTGGGCAGCGTGAAGCTCAAGGCCCGCGTCACCGAGGAGATCCGCCCCGACTGCGTGTTCATGCTGCACGGCTTCGGCAAGAAATCGAAGATGCAGAGCCTGGTCTACCAGGTGGGCGCCAGCGATGCGGTGATCCTCGAGACCGCTTGGGACAAGGTGTCGGGCAATGCCGCCTTCCACGAAACCTTCGTCAAAGTCGCGAACGCCTGA
- a CDS encoding DUF3373 family protein: MKPSRIMLALVAMLAPAALSAQSNEDLQKQIEQLKTQLKAIEEKAAAAQEVDARLVKVETKVAGDNIQWGGDLRTRFESSEWHFKPYQQFMGFAQSAGYPGPLPPGYAYPFVPLTQNSPAQDWTNSVQWSTRLRLKLGITINEHAKIMGRLTMYKVHGGADVPTFNGSPNTVQNSFNSAKVPGTDVLRVERASLVYDFPVGVLSIGRQNTSDGPPFEVKDGVERQATPQALAVNAMVDGIGFKFHLDKLGLPEGTLLGLCYGVGYESGFGGGGNVKASAAPVGFNFTNVNWTPQGPNASAATLQVASIGPLKDSTVLGAMYDMPLLFQIGDTVSSTNLYIGYNRMGNLTDIPFGSTNNFPVPAMPGMGGMPAIQYVTATNNLGDIDQWTATWKHKVGDSFTYFASYGHIKSLPNGKMSQYGAYWTMPAAFGGQTQQLAGFGGLLGDANKSQTASAYYVGMRWDATEKLGFGAEFNHGSPRWWTYSPATGEATEKLGTRGDVWEGYIHWQFAKNAAFRLGFLDYKYSHAFSGWHISPGPSMPGQSWEDAYDLNKNPMLQYGFPASVKSTYASIEVKF; encoded by the coding sequence ATGAAACCCTCCCGCATCATGCTCGCCCTGGTCGCCATGCTGGCGCCCGCGGCCCTGAGCGCCCAGTCCAACGAGGACCTGCAGAAGCAGATCGAGCAGCTCAAGACGCAGCTGAAGGCCATCGAGGAGAAGGCCGCCGCCGCGCAGGAAGTCGATGCCCGTCTGGTCAAGGTCGAGACCAAGGTCGCCGGCGACAACATCCAGTGGGGCGGCGATCTCCGCACCCGCTTCGAGTCCAGCGAGTGGCACTTCAAGCCCTACCAGCAGTTCATGGGCTTCGCCCAGAGCGCCGGCTATCCCGGCCCTCTGCCTCCGGGCTACGCGTACCCCTTCGTGCCCCTCACGCAGAACTCCCCCGCCCAGGACTGGACCAACTCCGTCCAGTGGTCCACCCGCCTGCGCCTCAAGCTGGGCATCACCATCAACGAGCACGCCAAGATCATGGGCCGCCTGACGATGTACAAGGTCCATGGCGGCGCGGATGTCCCCACCTTCAACGGCTCGCCCAACACCGTCCAGAACTCGTTCAACAGCGCCAAGGTGCCGGGTACGGATGTGCTCCGCGTCGAGCGCGCCAGCCTCGTCTATGACTTCCCGGTGGGCGTCCTCTCCATCGGCCGCCAGAACACCTCGGACGGGCCGCCGTTTGAAGTGAAGGACGGCGTGGAGCGCCAGGCCACCCCGCAGGCCCTGGCCGTGAACGCCATGGTGGATGGCATCGGCTTCAAGTTCCACCTCGACAAGCTCGGCCTGCCCGAAGGAACGCTGCTGGGCCTCTGCTACGGCGTGGGCTACGAGTCCGGCTTCGGCGGCGGCGGCAATGTGAAGGCCAGCGCGGCCCCCGTGGGCTTCAACTTCACCAATGTGAACTGGACGCCCCAGGGTCCCAATGCCTCGGCCGCCACGCTGCAGGTCGCCAGCATCGGCCCCCTCAAGGACAGCACCGTGCTGGGCGCCATGTACGACATGCCCTTGCTCTTCCAGATCGGCGATACGGTCAGCAGCACGAACCTCTACATCGGCTACAACCGCATGGGCAACCTCACGGACATCCCCTTCGGCAGCACCAACAACTTCCCCGTGCCTGCCATGCCCGGCATGGGCGGCATGCCCGCGATCCAATATGTCACCGCCACCAACAACCTGGGCGACATCGACCAGTGGACCGCCACCTGGAAGCACAAGGTCGGCGACAGCTTCACCTACTTCGCCAGCTACGGCCACATCAAGAGCCTGCCCAACGGGAAGATGAGCCAGTACGGCGCCTACTGGACGATGCCCGCGGCCTTCGGCGGCCAGACTCAGCAGCTCGCCGGATTCGGCGGCCTCCTGGGCGACGCCAACAAGAGCCAGACCGCCAGCGCCTACTATGTGGGCATGCGCTGGGATGCCACCGAGAAGCTCGGCTTCGGCGCCGAGTTCAACCACGGGTCCCCGCGCTGGTGGACCTACAGCCCCGCCACCGGGGAAGCCACCGAGAAACTCGGCACCCGCGGCGATGTGTGGGAAGGCTACATCCACTGGCAGTTCGCCAAGAACGCCGCCTTCCGCCTGGGCTTCCTGGACTACAAATACAGCCACGCCTTCAGCGGCTGGCACATCAGCCCCGGGCCTTCCATGCCCGGCCAGAGCTGGGAAGATGCCTACGACCTGAACAAGAACCCGATGCTGCAGTACGGCTTCCCCGCCTCGGTGAAGTCCACCTACGCCTCCATCGAGGTCAAGTTCTAG
- a CDS encoding cytochrome c, which yields MRNTLKLLAVVAALSASLAAQGGSDTKGKFFFKKSCKSCHAPGGSAKEITPLSKTQAQWKAYFAAGKHKKGAEKLDGLLKPEQVKDVQTFLVNHASDSPQPETCGG from the coding sequence ATGCGGAACACCCTGAAGCTCCTCGCCGTGGTCGCGGCGCTATCGGCCTCGCTGGCCGCCCAGGGCGGCAGCGACACCAAGGGCAAGTTCTTCTTCAAGAAGAGCTGCAAGTCCTGCCACGCCCCGGGCGGCAGCGCCAAGGAGATCACGCCCCTCTCCAAGACCCAGGCCCAGTGGAAGGCCTATTTCGCAGCAGGCAAGCACAAGAAGGGCGCGGAGAAGCTCGACGGCCTGCTGAAGCCCGAGCAGGTCAAGGATGTCCAGACCTTCCTCGTGAACCACGCCTCCGACTCCCCGCAGCCCGAAACCTGCGGCGGCTGA
- a CDS encoding (2Fe-2S) ferredoxin domain-containing protein — MDESRSLPTPEQDAAVTPVMGPALKRQVLVCTSKSCSANGSEAVLEAFKAHLIDEGLLFYKGNREGEVQCLHCGSVGFCAIGPAVLVYPDGIWYAHVTPADVPEIIESHLKGGVPVERLVRKRLG, encoded by the coding sequence ATGGATGAATCCCGTTCCCTCCCCACGCCCGAGCAGGATGCCGCCGTGACCCCTGTGATGGGCCCGGCGCTGAAGCGGCAGGTGCTGGTGTGCACCTCCAAGAGCTGTTCCGCCAACGGCTCCGAGGCGGTGCTGGAAGCCTTCAAGGCCCACCTGATCGATGAGGGGCTGCTGTTCTACAAGGGCAACCGGGAAGGCGAGGTGCAGTGCCTCCACTGCGGCTCCGTGGGCTTCTGCGCCATCGGACCCGCCGTGCTCGTGTATCCCGACGGCATCTGGTACGCCCATGTCACCCCCGCGGATGTGCCCGAGATCATCGAAAGCCACCTGAAGGGCGGCGTGCCGGTGGAGCGGCTGGTGCGCAAGCGCCTGGGTTAG